ATCTGTATTGTTTGTAATCGACCTTTTACGTGGAGAAAGAAATGGGAAAAGGTTTGGGATGACGTAAAATATTGCAGCGATCGTTGTCGTACTACCAGACCGAAAAAAGAAACGAATAAATAAAAAAGCCGATTGCTTTCGCAACCGGCTTTTAGTTTACTGAAGATTACTCTTACCCTTTTTATCAGTCTCTCGAAATCTTAACCAATTTCACAACGTTGCGGTTGGTACCCTGCATCACTTCTGCAAAGTAAGTTCCTTGTGTATACTTGCTTCCAAGTTCAATTACCTGGCCT
The DNA window shown above is from Lacibacter sp. H375 and carries:
- a CDS encoding DUF2256 domain-containing protein codes for the protein MPHKKKHLPQKICIVCNRPFTWRKKWEKVWDDVKYCSDRCRTTRPKKETNK